The nucleotide sequence CGCCGAGGACCCGGTGGGCAGCTGCGGCAAGGGCGTGCACGCCGCCGCCGAGCTCCTGCGCGGCGCGGGGGTCGAGCGTGTGGACGAGGTCCTCTACTCGGGCATGCGCCACGAGATACTCAACGAGCCCGGCCGCGCCCAGGTCTATACTGACATCGCACAGTGGATAGAGGAGCACGCATGCGAAAAGCCTACGTCGTAGCGCTCGACCAGGGAACCACCTCGTCGCGCGCCATGCTCGTCGACGCGGACGGGCGCGTCGTCGACGCGGTGCAGAACCCGTTCCCGCAGCATTACCCCCGCCCGGGATGGGTGGAGCACGACCCGCTGGACATCCTGTCGTCCCAGCTGGGAGCCCTCGCCGAGCTCACGGTGTCGCACGGCCTGGGGCCTGCCGACCTGGACAGCATCGGCATCACGAACCAGCGCGAGACCACGGTCTTGTGGAACCGCGAGACGGGCCGGCCCGTGGGCAATGCCATCGTGTGGCAGTGCCGCCGCACGGCACCCATTATCGAGGAATTGTGCGGCGACCCGGACGTCGCCCGCCGCATCGCGGACACGACGGGCCTCGTGCCCGACGCCTACTTCTCAGCCAGCAAGATCAAGTGGCTGCTCGACAACGTGCCCGGCGCCCGCGCCGACGCCGAGGCCGGCAAGCTGGCGTTCGGCACCGTGGACAGCTGGCTCGTGTGGTCGCTCACGGACGGGCAGGTGCACGCCACCGACGTCACGAACGCCAGCCGCACCATGCTCTACGACATCCACGGAATGCGCTGGGACCCGTGGCTGCTTGACCTGTTCGGCATTCCCGCGTCCCTGCTGCCAGACGTGCGCCCCTCGTCGGCCGACTACGGCGTGACGGCGAACCCCGGCGTGGTGCGCGGCGTGCCCATCCGCGGCGTGGCGGGCGACCAGCAGGCCGCGCTCTTCGGCCAGTGCTGCTTCGAGGCGGGGCAGGCGAAGAACACGTACGGCACCGGCTGCTTCCTGCTCATGCACACGGGGTGCGAGGCGTGCCGTTCCACGAACCGCCTGGTCACGACGCTGGCCGCCTCCGCGCCGGGCACGCCCGGGCCCGAGTACGCGCTCGAGGGCAGCGTGTTCATGGCCGGCGCGCTGCTGCAGTGGCTTCGCGACGAGCTGGGCCTCATCGACGACGTGGCCGAGACGTGCGCCATCGCGCGCAGCGTGCCCGACACGGGGGGCGTGTACGTGGTGCCCGCCTTCACCGGGCTCGGTGCGCCGTACTGGGACGCCGAGGCGCGCGGTGCCATCTACGGCCTCACGCGCGGGACGAACCGCGCCCATATCGTGCGCGCCGCGCTGGAGTCGCTGGCCTACCAGGTGCACGACCTGGCCGTGGCCATGGAGGCGGACGCGGGCCTGCCGCTGAAGGTGCTCAAGGTGGACGGCGGTGCGTCGGCGAACGATTTTCTCATGCAGTTCCAAAGCGACCTCTTGCGCACGCCGCTGCACCGTCCCCAGAATACGGAGACGACGGCGCTCGGCGCGGCCTACCTGGCCGGTTTGGGAACCGGCTTCTGGAAGGACACCGCGCGCCTGTGCGACCTGCGCTCGTCGGACACGGTCTACGTGCCGGGCATGGAGGACGCCCGCCACGCCAAGCTGCTGGAAGGCTGGGCCGAGGCCGTGAAGCGCACGATGGCAAGATAAGCGCCCCGGTCGCCCCAAGGACGGCCTGCCGCCCGCCCGGCGTGGCGGGAACCGAGAGCAGCGAGAGACGAATGGAAAGGAACCGCCCATGAACATCAGCATCGCCAGCGACCACGCGGGCTTCGAGCAGAAGCAGGCGCTCGCGGCGTACCTGCGCGACCAAGGCCACGAGGTCATCGACCGCGGCCCCGGCAACGACGACCGCGTGGACTACCCGGACTTCGCCGAGCTCGTCGCGCGCGACGTGGCGGGCGGCGCGGCCGAGCGCGGTGTGCTCGTGTGCGGCACGGGCATCGGCATGGCCGTGGCCGCGAACAAGGTGGACGGCATCCGCGCCGTGAACGTCATTAACCCGCAGTTCGCCGAGCTGTCGCGCGAGCACAACGACGCGAACGTCGTCACGCTCTCCGGCCGCTTCGTGGACGAGGGGACGAACCGTGCCATCCTCGACGCGTTTCTCGCCACCCCCTTCGGGGAGGGCCGCCACGCCGGCCGCGTGGCGAAGATCATGGCTCTCGAAGCCAAGTGAGGTCGAACCGACGGCCCGCGCCCGCTCAACCGGCGCGGGCCGTTGTGCTAGCATAAGTCGCGACATCGGCGACCCCGCTTTCGCGAACCGCACCCGTATCCGAAAGGAACCGCCATGCCCTTGACCTACCTGCCCGAGCAAGACCCCGCCGTCGCCGACGCCCTGCGCCAGGAGCTCGCCCGCGAGCGCGACTCCGTGGAGCTCATCGCCTCGGAGAACTTCACGTCTCCCGCCGTCCTCGAGGCCGTGGGCAGCGTGCTCACGAACAAGTACGCCGAGGGCTATCCCCGCAAGCGCTACTACGGCGGCTGCGAGAAGGTCGACATCGTGGAGGACCTCGCCCGCGACCGCGCCTGCGCGCTGTTCGGCGCGAACTTCGCGAACGTCCAGCCCCACTGCGGCGCGAACGCGAACCTGGGCGCGTACGAGGCGCTCATCGAGCTGGGCGACACGGTGCTCGGCATGAGCCTGGCCGAGGGCGGCCACCTCACGCACGGCTCGCCCGTGAACTTCTCCGGCCGCCACTATAACTTCGCCAGCTACGGCGTGGACCCCGAGACCGAGACGATCGACTACGACGAGGTGGAGCGCATCGCCAAGGAGGTCCGCCCGAAGCTCATCGTGGGCGGCGCGAGCGCGTACCCGCGCATCATCGACTTCGAGCGCATGGCCGCCATCGCGCGCGAGGTGGGCGCGTACTTCATGGTGGACATGGCCCACATCGCCGGCCTCGTGGCCGCCGGCGCGCACCCGAGCCCCGTGCCGCACGCCGACGTGGTCACGTCCACCAGCCACAAAACGCTGCGCGGCCCGCGCGGCGGCTTCATCCTGTCCAACGACGAGGACATCGCCAAGCGCGTGGACAAGGCCGTGTTCCCGGGCTCCCAGGGCGGCCCGCTCATGCACGTCATCGCCGGCAAGGCCGTCGCGTTCGGCGAGGCCGCGCAGCCTTCCTACAAAGAGTACATCGGCCAGGTGGTGGAGAACGCCGCGCGCCTCGGCCAGGGCATGATGGACGGTGGCCTGCGCCTCGTGTCCGGCGGCACCGACAACCACCTGTGCCTCGTGGACCTCACGCCCGCCGACGTCACCGGCAAGGATGCCGAGAAGCTGCTCGAGGGCGTGGGCCTCACGGTGAACAAGAACTCCATCCCCAACGAGCCGCGCAGCCCGTTCGTCACGAGCGGCATCCGCGTGGGAAGCGCCGCTGCCACCACCCGCGGCTTCACGGCCGACGACTTCTACGAGGTGGGCCAGCTCATCGCCGCCACGGTGTTCAACGCCGAAAGCGCTGCCTTGCTCGCCGACATCCGCGCCAAGGTGGACGCGCTCCTGGCCGCCCACCCGCTCTACCCCGAACTCGACTACTAGGAACGAGGAGCGCATCCCTATGACGAAAGAGTACGACCGCGTCACCGTCGTCGACCATCCCATGGTGCAGCACAAGCTGTCGAAGCTGCGCAACAAGGACACCTCGTCCAAGGACTTCCGCGCCCTCGTGCGCGAGCTGGCCATGTTCGAGGGCTACGAGGCCACGCGCGACCTGGCCCTCGAGGACGTGGAGGTGGAGACCCCCATCTGCAAGACCACGTGCAAGCAGGTTGCCGGCAAGAAGATGGTGATCGTGCCCATCCTGCGCGCCGGCCTCGGCATGGTGGAGGGCCTCCAGGAGCTCATGCCCTCCACGTTCGTCGGCCATCTGGGCATGTACCGCGACCCCGACACCCACGAGCCGCACGAGTACTACGCGAAGCTCCCCGATAGCATCGCCCAGCGCGATGTGCTCGTGGTGGATCCCATGCTCGCCACCGGCGGCTCCGCCACCGCGGCCATCCACTACCTGCGCGAGCGGGGCGTGAAGAACATCAAGCTCGTCGTCCTCGTGGCGGCGCCCGTGGGCATCGAGACCGTCCTCTCCGCCGACCCGGACGTGCAGATCTACACCTGCGCCGTCGACGAGTGCCTGAACGACCACGCCTACATCGTCCCCGGCCTGGGCGACGCCGGCGACCGCATCTTCGGCACGAAGTAGGAGAACCCCGCAGGCCGAACCCCTCCCAAACGGGAGAGCAGATCCATGAACCCCCCGAGCCGGAGAGCGCTCTGCGCGACTCCGGCCCGGTCCGCGGCAACGGAGAAGGCGGAAGGGCGGCGCGGCGCTCACCAAGCGAGTTCCGCACGAGCCGAAACGTCCAGTGGACGTTTCGTGCGAGCAGGACTGCCGAGCGACTGGGCGTCGCGCCGCCCTTCCGCCGCCCCGCAGGTTGAAAGGAAGCGCGACATGACCGAGACGATCGACCACCGCCCCAGCTGGGACGAGTACTTCATGAAGCTGGCGAACGAAGTTGCCACCCGCACCACCTGCATGCGCCGCGGGGTGGGGGCCGTCATCGTGAAGGACCGCCGCATCCTGGCCACCGGCTACAACGGCGTGCCCACCGGCATGCGCCACTGCGCCGAGACCGGCTGCCTGCGCCAGCAGCTCGGCGTGCCCAGCGGGCAGCGCCACGAGATCTGCCGCGGCCTGCACGCCGAGCAGAACGCCATCATCCAGGCGGCGCGCTACGGCATCAACATCACGGGCGCGTCCATCTACGTGAACACGCAGCCCTGCGTCGTGTGCGCCAAGATGCTCATCAACGCCGGCATCGAGGAGATCGTCTACCAGAACCCGTACCCCGACGAGCTGGCCATGTCCATGCTCGAGGAAGCCGGCATGAAGCTGCGCGTGTTCGAGGGGTAGGATGCGGAGAGGGCGGAGAGAGGACGGTGTCCGGTCCTGAAATGGGGTTATTCACCTATCAATTAGTTCCCCCTCCGCTTCTCTCCGAATATACAGTTTCGCCCTTCCGCACCGCAGGGTTTATTCAGTTTTCTGCCGGATTTATCCACCACTCACCCGAAAATCGGATGTTTTTGTTACCTTCTCGTAGAATAAATCGAACGTTCCGTTATCATACGTACCGGTTTAATAGGGTGCGTCTGCGAGCGCATGGATTTGAAAGCAGGCTATGGTACTAGCGATCGTTTTGGGGGCGTTGTCCGGGGTGCTCGGCGTTTTGCCGCTGTTTCTCGGATTGCGAATGACGAGGCGGGTGACCGACACCAGCAACTTGGGCCATGCAGGCGCCCTGATGCTCGGTGTGCTGTTGTCGTTCGTCATCCTTTTCCTCGGAGCCATCGCCTGCGTCGTCCTTGCTCGCGACATAGCGGTGCCCTTCGTCTTGGCGGAAGCGGCGGTGCTCGTTGCCTGCGCAATCGGCTACGGCGTATATACATTTGTACGGAAGTAGGATGGGAAGGTAAGACACGTGAATCCACTTGATCAACTA is from Gordonibacter urolithinfaciens and encodes:
- the glyA gene encoding serine hydroxymethyltransferase: MPLTYLPEQDPAVADALRQELARERDSVELIASENFTSPAVLEAVGSVLTNKYAEGYPRKRYYGGCEKVDIVEDLARDRACALFGANFANVQPHCGANANLGAYEALIELGDTVLGMSLAEGGHLTHGSPVNFSGRHYNFASYGVDPETETIDYDEVERIAKEVRPKLIVGGASAYPRIIDFERMAAIAREVGAYFMVDMAHIAGLVAAGAHPSPVPHADVVTSTSHKTLRGPRGGFILSNDEDIAKRVDKAVFPGSQGGPLMHVIAGKAVAFGEAAQPSYKEYIGQVVENAARLGQGMMDGGLRLVSGGTDNHLCLVDLTPADVTGKDAEKLLEGVGLTVNKNSIPNEPRSPFVTSGIRVGSAAATTRGFTADDFYEVGQLIAATVFNAESAALLADIRAKVDALLAAHPLYPELDY
- the upp gene encoding uracil phosphoribosyltransferase; amino-acid sequence: MTKEYDRVTVVDHPMVQHKLSKLRNKDTSSKDFRALVRELAMFEGYEATRDLALEDVEVETPICKTTCKQVAGKKMVIVPILRAGLGMVEGLQELMPSTFVGHLGMYRDPDTHEPHEYYAKLPDSIAQRDVLVVDPMLATGGSATAAIHYLRERGVKNIKLVVLVAAPVGIETVLSADPDVQIYTCAVDECLNDHAYIVPGLGDAGDRIFGTK
- the rpiB gene encoding ribose 5-phosphate isomerase B, coding for MNISIASDHAGFEQKQALAAYLRDQGHEVIDRGPGNDDRVDYPDFAELVARDVAGGAAERGVLVCGTGIGMAVAANKVDGIRAVNVINPQFAELSREHNDANVVTLSGRFVDEGTNRAILDAFLATPFGEGRHAGRVAKIMALEAK
- a CDS encoding deoxycytidylate deaminase, which encodes MTETIDHRPSWDEYFMKLANEVATRTTCMRRGVGAVIVKDRRILATGYNGVPTGMRHCAETGCLRQQLGVPSGQRHEICRGLHAEQNAIIQAARYGINITGASIYVNTQPCVVCAKMLINAGIEEIVYQNPYPDELAMSMLEEAGMKLRVFEG
- the glpK gene encoding glycerol kinase GlpK, giving the protein MRKAYVVALDQGTTSSRAMLVDADGRVVDAVQNPFPQHYPRPGWVEHDPLDILSSQLGALAELTVSHGLGPADLDSIGITNQRETTVLWNRETGRPVGNAIVWQCRRTAPIIEELCGDPDVARRIADTTGLVPDAYFSASKIKWLLDNVPGARADAEAGKLAFGTVDSWLVWSLTDGQVHATDVTNASRTMLYDIHGMRWDPWLLDLFGIPASLLPDVRPSSADYGVTANPGVVRGVPIRGVAGDQQAALFGQCCFEAGQAKNTYGTGCFLLMHTGCEACRSTNRLVTTLAASAPGTPGPEYALEGSVFMAGALLQWLRDELGLIDDVAETCAIARSVPDTGGVYVVPAFTGLGAPYWDAEARGAIYGLTRGTNRAHIVRAALESLAYQVHDLAVAMEADAGLPLKVLKVDGGASANDFLMQFQSDLLRTPLHRPQNTETTALGAAYLAGLGTGFWKDTARLCDLRSSDTVYVPGMEDARHAKLLEGWAEAVKRTMAR